The Pontibacter korlensis sequence TAACACTTTAACGATGCGGACTTTATCAATGGTCCTTATCTGGTCTATCACTACCCACCCCACTTGATTATTGTGTTTCACCTTCACACGAGTAGGATAGCTACGACTCTTGGTGGTCATCGGCGCGATTACGACTGTTCTTAGGTTATGATTAATCTCATCAGGTGATATCACTACACATGGCCTTGTTTTCTGTATTTCACTTCCTACAGTAGGGTCCAGGTTCACCAAGACTATCTCATATTGGCTTATTTCCATTCGTCAAAGCTTTCATCGCCAAACACATCATCCAGCAAAAGCTGGTCATCACCGTTCTCATGCATTTTCCTGAATGCCTTGTCCCAGCCCTTTCTTGGATGCTCAACAGGTTTCAAAATAATCTGCCCCTTTTCCAGTATTAGCTCTACTTTATCCTTGATGTTATACCTATCCAGAATGGACTTAGACAACCGTAGTCCCTTGGAGTTGCCTATTTGAATGATTGATACTTCCATAGTACTCTTATTTTATGTAATTACAAAGTTATTACATAAACGCGCAATTACAAGACAAAGTTCTATGGATTAATATGATAGGTAACTATAGTGTATAAGAAGATATTTCGTTTAGCCAACTAACGGTAGTTGTATAAACGAAACTGGATTACCGAATATACATTATTCCACTCTACTAATATTGGACCTCCAAGAAAACTTAAGCCCCTGAAAGTATAAAAGCCACCCCGCAATGGAGTGGCTTTCTGATTTTCTGGATAAGGAAGAACTAAATTTCTAAGCTTTCAAGTAGGCAGAGTACATCCAGACTGTTTTTTCCTGCTCCCGGATATAATCGCTCATTAAGGCATTTGTACCCTCATCCTCGGCATCTTCGGACAGAGCCAGCAGTTCACGCTCATTTTCGATAAGTATTCTGAAGCCATTCAGCACTTCTTGCACCGCCTGGTTGCCTTCCGAAACGTTAGCAACTTCTTTAATAGTAGAGCGTTCCAAATACGTGCTGAAAGAATGGTAAGGCGTATGTCCCAGAGTTAGGATTCGCTCCGCAATCTCATCAATTTTCTGAATAGCATCTGTGTAGAGTTCTTCGAACTTGGCATGAAGCTCAAAGAACTTATTGCCTGAGATGTTCCAGTGAAAGCCTCTTGCATTAATGTAGAATATCTGATAATTAGCCAGCAGCGTATTCAGTTTGTCTGCCAATTGTTTCGCTTTATCAGCGTCTATTCCAATCAGGTTGGTATTTGCCATAGTTTTCTGTAGTCTTTTTAGCTGTTAAACAATGTATACTTTAGTAAAACTAGCTGGTTACAGCCAGGCGGCAAATGATCCATATCATCATCCCGTGCCGCCTACCTACTTACGGGAACAAACGCTTTTGTATACAAAAACAGATAAACCGCTCCTATTCCTGCAGCATGGAGGCTGTGTTTGGCGTTGAGAGTAGCTCTCCGAACACTTCCCAGCGCTTCTCCGGGTTGTCTGCCGTGCCGCCACGCGACTCCACATACTGTCGCACCAGTTCCTGCCCCAGGTTATAGTTGATCACGTAGCTGCGGTAGCGGTCCATGAAGCGGGTGCGCTGCAGGGCTTTACCTTTCTCGTAGAAGTTATATTTTACCAGCCAATCAGCCGCCTCCTCACGTGATATCTCACCGTTCAGGTAAAGACGCGCAGCCTCGTTTCCGGCAAAATTGAGCTTGTTTATCTTGCTCAGGATACTGTAGTAGCGCTCTGCCTCCGACTGGTTGAGGCCAGCCAGCGGAAATAGCACCTGTTTTTCAAATGTCAGACGCTCCTGAGCCGGAAAAGCTACTTCTACACCGTAGTTGGCACTGCCCTCTGCAATAAGCGACTGCGGGCTGAACAGCGGGTAAATAGAATATTCCTTCCAGCCTTTTTCATTGACCAGGTGCTGCTCCAACAGCACATTAAACACATGGTGGCCCGGGTAGCCTTCGTGCCCGGCCAGGTCGATGGCGCGCTCTATGTAGATCGGGAAATCAGTATTGATCTGGATCAGGCTATAACCGTTGCCCTGGAAGTAGTTGTAGCCCGACCATGGCTTATCCGTTACAAACTCAACCTTAAAATTCTCGTTGGCAGGCAGGTCGTAATGCGCTTTGGTTCTCTTTCTGGCCTCTGTAATGGCTGCCTGGAAAACTGTATCCAGCTTATCCTTTCGTATCTCGAACTTCGCCTGATACGCAGCCCAGCGATCGGCTATACTTCCGGTGCCCGGCAAGTCGGCATCGATGGCTGCTAAAAGCGAATCGAAATAGGCTTGTTCATAGTGTGGCGGATCGGCATCGTACAGCAGCTTCGCCTCCTGATCAAAAGGCAGCTTCTTTCCCTGCATCATCTCTACTTTGGTGATGGCAGCCAGTACCTGCTTTTGAAACATAGTCAACCTTCGCTTCTCCAGATCAGATAAGGTATCTGTAGGCTGTGCCTGCAGGTTATCCTGTATCAGGCGAAGCTCCGTCAGGAACTCCGTGGCAGGGAGGGAGTCAGCTGGCTCTGCGGCAGGCTTCCATTCCTCAGGGCCATAGTAGGCATCTACTATGTCGCTGTCGTACTGCCCCAATCGCAGCAGCGTCTTTACATATCGCTCTGCCAGCTCATCCATCGGCAAAACCTTCTTTTCGGTTTCTTTGGTAGTGGTACAAGCCCAAACCGCAATAGCCAGCAGTAGTAAGAGCATTTTCTTCATAGCGGGTGAATTTGTAAGGGTATGGTTAAGAAAGCAAGATAAGGTTTTTGGGGAGAAGTGTGAGAGGTTCTTTCTTTTGAGGGGTAAGCCTTGTTACATAACCGCTATACACCGTTGCCTCAAGTTTTGAAGCTAGTACAGCAGGTTTTGCCAACATTCTTCGGCTTCTTCTACCATATCAGATTCTTTGAAATTCACATCGAAAAAGTTGAAGCCAATATCAATGGTAAGAGGTTTTTCACCTTCAAAGGAAAAGGTGTATAACTGCCCGTCAGTTGTCACTGACTGCAATTCACGCTGTTTGTTTGACTGTAAACTATCTGATGCTTCGTAGGCATAAGTAGTTACACGATAGCTTCTCCAGCATTTCATTTCAAACCTTTTACGAGGAGCCTTGTCTGTCTTGTGGCCTGTTCGCAAATAATTCCAGAGCAAAAAACTTTCAGACGGTTCAAGCGTCAACACCTTACCAGCTTTCATGAAACCTAAGAATTCATAATCTAAAGGTGTTGCCTGACCCCATGCATTGACTTCTTCTAAATCGATTTGTTGATGAAGGAAGCGCAGGGGGATGTGAGCCCACACAAGCTCTTTAGGACCGGAGTTACCATAATCCCGGATAGTTTTATAAATCTTGCCATCTTTCACGAAAGTAACAACTATCGTCTCCATATGGTCCTCATTGTTTTCGAATTCAGTTGGAATACTGCTTACCGCGGCTCTTCTATAGTTATCCTGTAGTTCGGAATACAGTCTAGTGGGTATGGAGCCCAAGTATATCCCCTCTTTTGTAGTGAAGTATTCTCCTATAAAAGACATTTTTCCTTCAGGAGTGACCATAGTGTTGGTTACAGGGCATCGACCATAGCAACCTAAAGTTGACAGAATGATGGCATCGAAAGTAGGGATTGTGTCTAAGTTATAGTATGCTCTTCTATAAAAATATATTCCTCCTTTACCCTTAATAGATAAGGTATCATTTCTCAGGTAGTTGATAGCGAGGTTTTCCCATGTTGAGTCCGCAGGATTATAAATCTTGAGAGAGTCACCAGAGACAGTAAATTTTGTTTTGCTTCCTAAGTAGTGGATTTTCAAACGACCACTAGGGGTGTCACCTTCGGCTGGTGCTACTTTATAATACCCATGCTTGTTTTCGACTTCACTGTTAGCGTAAAACGTGTAACCCTTCGGTATACAATCTTCTGTCAAATTTTCCGAAAAGAAAATTCCATTTGAGTGGCTACTGCTCACAAATCCCGCCGGCACCCAATCTCCTATCAATTGCTCCTGCAGCCGCCTCTCCTGTTGGGTTGGCTCATCCTGTTTGGCATGGCAGGCAATTAACAGGAGCGGCAAGAAGTATATTGACACTCCTACGCCTAAAGGCAGTAGGATTCTTGGGCTACCGAACCATTGTCCTTGTATATCTCCCAAGTGCGAGGGCTTTCTTTGGCATTTAATCGTAAGAAGTTTTTCACAAATATGTAGAGGCTTTGTTCAAAGCAGGCCAGCTGGCGGAAAAGCAAAGGCACAAGCGAATGCCTGCGCCTGTTAAGTATAGAGCCTCAGCCTCAGCTACACATCCACCGAATCATATACAATCACCTTCGACCACAGGTGCGAGTAGTTCTCCACAAACTTCAGGTGAACCGGGTGCTTCTGGTATACTTCCTCTTCCTCCAGGTTATCAAAGAACAGCAGCCACGACACAGCATAGCTTCTTTCGATCACCTCGCGGTTGGTGCTGGCAGGAACGCCAATACGAGCCAGCTTTATTTCCTTGATGCCTTTAAGCGTGTTCAAACCTTCTATCAACTTGGCTTTATCCTCCTCTGAATCCGGGTTGTTGAGCCAGAAGTATACGTGGTGCACAAAATTGCCTTTTGGCTTTTTCTGAGCGCTGGCAAACAGCGGCATCAGGCCTAGGGCACCGGCAAAAGATAGAAAGGTACTGTTTCCGAGGAATGATCTTCTGGATAGCTTTTTCATATGAGTTAAGGTTGTTGTACGTGGTTTAGCTGCCCTTATTAAGCTTAGGCAACCTGAAGTATAATAGAAGTATGAATTTAACTTAGAGACACTACCCGTCCCGTTTTAACTGACTCATCACAAGCAAAGGCAATGCGCAGACTGTTAACAGCATCCTGTATATGCTCTGTCAGGTCCAGGTTTTCCTGTATCGCTTTCATAAAGTATAGCTGCTCCCGGTTGCAAAGCTCCTGGTGGTCCGGCTCGTCTTCCAGATTTATCCAGGTATCTTCCTGCACAAATCGGTTCGCCTCGTCCAGCGTGGCATGATGAAAACGCAGTGCCTCTGTTTTAGTATGCGCTTCTACCGAGTCAGACTTGCCGGTTCCGCCTGCTTCTTTGGCCACAATGGATACGGAGCCTTTTGGCCCGATCACATCCTTCACAAAAAAAGCGGTCTCACTCATCATCGGTCCCCAACCTGCCTCGTACCATCCCACCGAGCCATCCTCGAAGCGGATCTGCAGCTGTCCGTAGTTGTAATTACCTTCCGGGATATCCTCGGTAAGTCTGGCTCCGATGGCGCTCACCTGCACCGGTTTTGAGCGCGTCATCTGGCACATCACATCGATATAATGCACACCACAATCCACAATAGGGCTCAGGCTCTTCATCAGGTTGCGGTGCACGTTCCACATCACACCATGGCTTTGCTGGTTCAGGTTCATGCGCATCACCAATGGTTTCCCTAGCTCCTGGCTTAGCTCAATAAAGCGGTTCCAGGAAGGGTGATGCCGCAGGATATATCCTACCACCAGCTTTCTGTTTACCCTGCGGGCAAGTGCTGCTACGCGCTCAGCCCCAGCCACTGTATCTGCCAAGGGCTTTTCCAAAAACACATGGCACCCCTGCTCAAGAGCCTTGGTAGCGAAAGCTTCATGTGTATCAGGGTAAGTTGCTATGCAAACTGCATCCGGTTGAGTGGCCTGAAGCGCTTCCTCAAAATCACTGTACAAGGCATAGCCTCCACCCAGCCTATCGTTTAGGATAGCCTTGCTCTTGCCCCCGGAAACCAGGCCGCAAATCTCAAAACCATCTATTGTATGATAGGCCAGCGCATGAGATGCGCCCATGTTTCCACAGCCTACCACCAGAATACGTAAGGGTATCGTTTTGTCAAGCATAGCTTTAGTATGATGAACCTTTAACGCAGGCGACGTAAAACTTACCTATAAATATAGGAATTATGACGAAACAAACTGCATCTGCTTACCTGCTGGAGCCACATGGCAGTATTCCGAATAACCAGCGCCTGCCACTGCTGGTCTATCGGCAGGTTTTCCGGCACAAGGATGACCTGGTAAGCCAGTTTAAAGAAGCTTTTGCACAGCACAACTGGCATGGCAGCTGGGTAAATGGCGTGTTTGATTACCACCACTACCACAGCAAAGCGCATGAGGTTTTAGGTGTAACAGCTGGTTCAGCTGTGATCATACTTGGCGGACCGGGAGGCAGAGAAACGGAAGTACAAGCAGGCGATATGCTCGTGTTGCCTGCCGGCACAGGCCACTGCCTAAAGTCTTCTTCTAGCGGTTTTAAAGTAGTAGGCGCCTACCCTGCCGGCCAGCAGAACTATGACATCTGCACAGAAGACGACAACCCGGAAGAGAAAAGAAAGAATATCTTGCAGGTTTCGCTACCTACCCAAGACCCTGTGTTCGGTGCAGAAGGTCCTCTTGTGAGGCACTGGCACGACAAAAGCTAACACAGGAAAAATGTGTGCGTAAAAACCTAAGCTTCTGCCAGCTTTGTAATTTGCAGGCAAATCCATAACCTTAAATCAAACAGCTTTTATACTTAAGCTCACATACATGAAGGGAACATCATACTTATATGCCTCGCTGGCAACAGCACTTCTTTTGCTCAGCAGCTGCGGCAGCACTACCTCCCCAAGCACTACAACCGATGCCACCAGCAATGCTATAGACTCAGCCACACAAAGTATGGCCGTATCGGATGCAGCTTTACAGGATGCCAAAACAGCTTATGCCAGCTACTGCTCTGGCTGCCATGGCGCAGCCTTAGAATCCTTTGTGGACCGTGAGTGGAAGCACGGCAGTTCTGATGCAGATTTATTTAAGGCTATCAAACATGGCTACCCGAACGAAGGTATGCCAGCTTTTGACCAAACCTTTACGGATGAGGAAATCAAGGGACTGGTCGCCTATATCAGGAAGGGAGTTCAGGAGGCTAGTGCAGCAACAGGTACAGATGAAGAGGAGTCTGAATCAGCGGACCAGAGCTTCCGACTGGATACTGTAGTGACCGGATTAGGCGTGCCCTGGGGGATGGCCTTTCTGCCTAACGGCGATATGCTGATAACCGAGCGGTCGGGAGAGTTTCATAGATTTACGAGTAAATGCCAAAGAAAGCCCTCGCACTAGGGGCTTTAGCCAAGGGATGAATTTGGTTTTCCTTTTTGAACCACTCGATGTGGTGAAAAAGGAAAATACGTATACTGTTGACACTCTTATACCTTTCTTCTTATATTTATATGATGAAAGAAGTCAAACCGAAACGCTGGAAAACTTCATCCACCTGGAGTCTACAACATCGGCTACCATCTGATATGGTGTCCGAAGTTCAGACGAAAGGTGCTGACAGGTGCTATAGAACTTCGCCTGAAAGAACTGTTGATGGAGAAAGCTGGTGAGCTGGGATTAACTATCGAGAAAATGGAAGTGATGCCAGACCACGTTCACCTGCTGGTTAAAGCCTCACCAGCCGATGCACCGCAATTTATCGTGGCACAACTGAAAGGGTACACATCATTCAAGCTACGCGGCGAGTTCCCCGAAACTGCCTACCCTGTGGACACGAAGCTACTACGCTGAGTCGGTGGGACATATTTCAGAAACAACAGTGAAAAAGTACATAGAGGACCAGAAGAACCAGTGAACCAGATCAAGACATACCGCTTCCGACTCAAACCCACCAGGGCGCAGGCTCAGGCTTTTGCTCAGTGGCTCGGTTCGTGCCGGTATGTCTACAACCTGTGTCTGGACTACAAGAGGCAACTCTGGACCAACTATCAAATCTCCGTATCGAAGAACCAGATGCAGCAAGAGCTTTCTGCTATCGCCAGGGAGGTCGGGTGGATTGGTTGCGTACACTCACAAACTTTACAGGAGGTGACAGATAGGTTGTTCAAATCCTACGATGGGTTTTTCAAGCAAGGCAAGGGATTCCCCAGGTTCGCCAAGCGAGGCCAGTATCGTTCATTCACCTTCAAGCAAGGTGTGAAACTACATGAGAACACCTGTACGGTACAACTACCAAAAATCGGGAAAGTCAAATACCGTAAGACACAGGATGTGCAGGGGGTTATCAAGACAGCAAGCATTGTCAAGGAAGCCGATGGATGGTATGTGACACTGTGCTGCCAGGTGGATATAACACCACTCCCACCAACCGATAGCGTGGTAGGTTTGGATGTTGGTGTCAAGTCCTTCGTCGTGACCTCAGACGGTCAGGTGGTGGACAACCCCAGGCACCTGTATCGCTACCAGTACCAGCTAAGGAAAGCGCAGCGTTCGGTCAGCAGGAAGAAGAAAGGTAGTAGTAACAGGCGAAAGGCTGCCGCAAAGCTGGCCAGGCTGCACCTGAAAGTCAGGAATACACGCAGGGACTTCCACCATAAACTCAGCACGCAACTCATTCGCGAGAGCCAAGCGATTGTTGTTGAACAGCTTCAAATACAGCATATGCTCAAGAACCATAAACTTGCCAAAAGCATCAGCGATGCTGGGTGGTATCAGTTCGTGCAGATGCTGGAATACAAGTCCTGAGTGGTATGGTCGGGAGCTTATGAAGGTAGCCCCCCACCATACCTCCCAGGACTGCTGGGTTTGTGGTTGGCGAAATACTGAACTCAAATTATCGGACAGGTATTGGACCTGTGTTAACGGACACGTCCTGGACAGGGATGTGAACGCAGCTAGTAATATAAGAAATAAGGCGGTCGGGCAGACCGTTTCAGCTTGGGAGATATACAGTCGCAGTAGCCAGGTAGCCCAAGAATCCCACCTGCTTTAGCGGTGGGAATGTCAATAAAGACCGCCAACTACAGAAAATATCCGGTGCACCGAAAGTGCTGGCACAGGGCCAGGGGGGGTTGCTGGATGTGGAGCTGCATCCAAACTTTGAGCAGAACAGCATCATTTACCTCTCCTACTCCGCTTTTAAGGAAGAAGGCGGCAAAACGCTCTCCACCACAGCTGTGATGCGGGCGCAGCTACAGGGTAACCAGTTAACTAACCAAAAGGTGATTTTTGAAGCGCTGCCTTACTCCACAACCCGACACCATTATGGCTCCCGACTGGAGTTTGACCGCAACGGCAATTTATATTTGTCGGTAGGCGATCGGGGTAACCACGATGAAAATCCACAGAGCCTGCAGCGCCATGCTGGCAAGGTACACCGCATTAAAGACGACGGAAGTATACCATCCGATAATCCTTTCGTGAACAAAAGTGGCGCTGTAGCAAGCACCTTCTCCTACGGCCACCGCAACATACAGGGTATGGTGCTGCACCCACAAACGGGTGTTCTTTGGACCCACGAGCACGGCCCAAGAGGAGGCGACGAGGTAAACATCACCGAAAAAGCAAATAACTACGGCTGGCCGGCTATCTCCTACGGCATCAACTACAATGGCACTATACTAACCAAGCTGAAAGAGAAAGAAGGTATGGAGCAGCCGCTACACTACTGGGATCCTTCTATCGCGCCATCGGGTATGGCATTTGTAACCGGGAACCGCTACAAGGGCTGGGAAGGCGACCTGATGGTAGGCTCTTTGCGCTTTGAGTACCTGGCCCGCCTGAAGATGGAGGGCAACAAGATTACGGGCGAAGAAAAGCTGCTGGAGGACATAGGCCGTGTGCGGGAAGTAAAAATGAGTCCGGATGGCTACTTATATGTAGCCGTGGAAGAGCCGGGAATTATCTACAGGCTGGTGCCCGCAGAGTAAGGTCAGGCTATAACACAACAAGCCGCAGGCACTCTATAGCGCCTGCGGCTTGTTGTTTATGGAAAACGTGACCCTTTTATACTTCTTCTTAGTACATTGCCGGCTGCCCCTTCTTTGGTAAAGAGGCACGGATGAACGCACGGATATCTTCGTTGCCTTTCACCAAGTCCTCTTTGCGCAGGTACATCATATGGCCGCTGCGGTACGCTTTGTAGCTTAAGCGGTCTTTCAGCCTGCCACTTGGGTCCAGCTGCCACATGCTGTACTTGGCGTTAAAATAGTCGCAGGCACCGTCGTAGTAGCCAGACTGTATCATTACGTGCAGGTACGGATTCTGAGCCATAGCCTGGCGCAGGTTCTCGCCTGTTCTGTCGTTGCTGTTATCCCAAGGGCGAACAGGGCCGAACATGTTATACTTCACATCCGTTTTATACTTCAGTTCATCGCGCAGGTACATGTTTATGGCAGGCGTAAAGGCGTGCAGCCACGCAGTAAGCTCTGCGTTAAAGTCAGGGCGCTCACCGGCATCCTGGCGGTCTATGCCTTTGTAGCGGGAGTCGAGACGGCCAACGGTGTAGCCCTGGTCGCGCAGCAGCTCTTTCCAGAAAAAGTTGAGCGGCACGTCGAGGTTGTGCTGCTGTATACTTTGCTCTGAGATGCCAGCGTAACGAGCCATTTTACCAGCTATTGCTTTCCTCTCGGCCTCCTCCAGAAAACCACCTTTGGCAATAGCCGGAAGCAGTTCGTTTACAGTAAACGCTTCCACCTCAGGCAGCATGTCTGTCAGATCTTTCTGCTGCAGGTCCTGCGGCAGTTTGTTGTGGTACCAGGCCGTAGCGGCAAAGTATGGCAGGCGTAGTGCCGCCTCCACAGGCCCCTCACGTTTAATGCCCAGTTCTGTAGGCGATACTAGGATCACCCCGTTCAGGTACATCCACTGCGAATTTTGTAGCTCCAGCGCCAGCCCAGACACACGCGTAGTACCATAGCTCTCGCCAATCAGGTACTTTGGCGAAGCCCAGCGGCCTTTGCGCGAAACAAAAGTATTAATCCACTCGGCCAGGTACTTCACATCTGCATTCACACCAAAGAATTTCTCCTTCAGCTTATCCTTGTCCACACCTTCGGCCATTCGTGAGTAGCCCGTGTTTACCGGGTTCACAAACACGATATCTGCTATATCAAGTATAGATTCCGGATTTTCACGGATGCCGTATGGCTGGATAGGGTAGCCTTCATCATCGATCTGGAGCAGTCGTGGCCCCGTATAGGCAATATGCATCCAAACAGAAGCAGAGCCTGGGCCACCGTTAAAGGAGATCACCAGCGGGCGCACAGCACGGTCTTTTACATCAGAGCGCTCATAGTAAGTATAAAACAGGCCTGCAATGGTTTTCCCATCTTCACCCCAAACTGGCTGTGTGCCGGTGGTGGCTGTGTATGGTACGCGCTGCCCTTTAATATTTACCTGGTGCTTGGTGGTAACGGCAGAGTCGGGGTTAATGGCACGGAGCTGTGCCGCTGCCGGAAGCACTATGATAGCCAGAAGTATGGCTAGTGCCAAAAACTTTCTCATTTCTAAATTTTTATACTATAAATTCAAATCGCGCCTGCAGAGGCAATACTCCACAGGCAGAATCTACAATATAGGAAAATTTAAATAGTTCTTGCTTCGCTTTTAGCTCTCCAGCAGCTGTAGTACCTGCTTGTAATAAGCTACCTGGTTTGCATCCCCCATTTTCTCGTAGAGCTTGACCAGGTTATGGTAGTAGGGCAGATACAAAGGCTGCAGGTTCACTAGCTGCTCCAGTTCCTTTGCCGCCTTTTCATACTTTCCCTTCTCAATCAGTTTGTTTGCACGCGCAACATAGTCTTTCTCCTGCTTTACCGGCGCTGCAAAACTTGATGAAGTGCTGAAACCATTTATCCTAGCCAAGCCCATAAAAAAACCGGGACTCTTGCTAAGGCCTGCCTCGTACCCTTTTCCTTTCATCATAAAGGCTATCGGAATCACAGCATAGGAGAAAGCCAATATGTCACGTGTAGCGGCCCACATTTTTTCTGTTAGCCTGGCTACCCGGATAAACTCAGCCTTTAGGTCTTTATCAGCTTTATTAAGCGTTTCGATGGCGGCTACCTCCCCGTCACCAGATATTTTGATAACGCCGAGCACTGTACCCACCGTACCGGCTTTCATGGCACTTGCAGGGTAACGCAGGTTTTTGGCGAAGGCTCTTTGGAAGTCATCTTCTGTGCCCCGATACCTGGCCTTGTTGTGCAGCTGCTGCAAGTCTGCCACACTTAGCTGCGCAAAGCTGGTTTGGATAAAAAACAGCAATAGGCTCAGCAGTTGACATTCCCACCGCTAAAGCAGATTGGATTCCTGGGCTACCTCGCTACTGCGACCGTATATCTCCCAAGGTACTGTCTTCAAAGTCAAGGATTTTGGTTGCATTTTTCTTACCTGTTTCTTATCTTCACTCTACCTGAAAGAGAGCTCCCGGGCCGACTGGTACTGGAAGTTCATCTTGCGTAGCCCTGGCCTGAGCTGGGGCTATTTCTTTTTCTGCTGTTTCTGGCTGCGTTTCCTGCGTTATTGCGTCTTTGTCAGCTGCGCTGACACCTGAAAGAGAGGCTCCGGCCTCCTGGATGTGGATGTTATTTTTGGGTTCCGCTGGCTGCTGCCCATAACGTGGATCATAGGCTTCATTCTTGCGCCACAGCGTCCAGAGCAGGATCAGCAGCTTGCGCTGTACGGCCACATAGGCCTGCATCTTGGTCTTGCCCCTTTTCACGAGCCGTTCGTAGAGAGCCACAAACCGGGGCTCCTGGAAGCGCACCGCGCTCAGGGCCGGCATGTGCATGGCCCGCCGGATGTGGGCATTGCCCTTCTTAGAGATACGGGTTCTGCCCGCGCGCAGGCCCGACTGGTGCTCCACCACGTCATAGCCGGCGTAGCTGACCAGCTGCCCCTGCCGCTCGAAGGTGGCAAAGCCGTTGGTCTCAGCCAGCAGCACGGCCACCGTCTTGAGGCCCACGCCTTTGATGGAGAGCATCTTGTCTACCCGCTCGGCCAGCAGCGGAT is a genomic window containing:
- a CDS encoding IS110 family transposase produces the protein MKNLLCQNVGVDVSKDSLEVTFSTLEMERRVKVKATRKFANTPAGFKQLQRWLESKRAAQVELRLLMEATGVYYEQLAWFLFQQGYQVSVVLPTKAKRYLQALGHRSKNDKIDARGLAQMGLEQLLELWQPLSPNIYQLRLLTRQLEEFTNQRTACLNQLHALHHGALVVKQVERNLQKLVGTLDKSLQELEEAIGELLYQDPLLAERVDKMLSIKGVGLKTVAVLLAETNGFATFERQGQLVSYAGYDVVEHQSGLRAGRTRISKKGNAHIRRAMHMPALSAVRFQEPRFVALYERLVKRGKTKMQAYVAVQRKLLILLWTLWRKNEAYDPRYGQQPAEPKNNIHIQEAGASLSGVSAADKDAITQETQPETAEKEIAPAQARATQDELPVPVGPGALFQVE